Part of the Falco naumanni isolate bFalNau1 chromosome 3, bFalNau1.pat, whole genome shotgun sequence genome is shown below.
TCCTTGTTGTGTCGTGGTTCTTCTCTCCGATGCTAGCCAAGCTACTGTTAGGAGGTTTCCATTTTAGTATTACGGAAGAGCCTTAGGCAGAGATCTAGCCATTCAGAAGAATTGTGACATGAGGAAGAAATGTCTAGCCTCTGTGAACGTTCTCATCACTGCCCTGCATCTTGTGCCTACTGTGCATTTGGACTTAAGCTGTACAGAGTGCAAAGCTCTGTTCTATTACCACTGTTTGCAGGAGCACCAAAATAAGTGTTCCAGACCTGCTGTTTGTTTGACCTAGGTCTGTTCAAACAGTGTCCTGATTTTTGGATGGAGTTGACAGGCAGAactaaaatcacattttctgaCCAACAAAGAAGTAGTTTCATCATTAATAATTCTTTTAACTGAAGCTGAGTATTCCATGCAGGTTACTAAATCAGATGTACGGTTGAAATGAGGATTACCCACATGCCTTTGAAGTGTTGTGACCTGTTACGCCCTTTGGCGAGCTTTGTACTGTGCTTGATCAGGGGTCCTAAAAGTGCCTCAGTGTTTCCTCAGCATGTTCCCCACTGTGTTCATGGTTTGGGGATGCACTGATTATGTTTATATGAAAGAATAGCATCCTTGCTCGAGGCTGTGGTTTGACTGCATGTGAAGTATATGTTTGCGCGCTTAATGTCCTGTTTGTTAACTCTATCTTACTTGCCATTTTTTTGGATCAACCTCATTTATGTAAAATCAGGAATCTACTGCTGCATTTGCTCAGACTTGGTCAATAGATTTCATATAACGTGAAATAGCACGTCCTGTTAAGACTAGAATAGTTCATATGCCTGCCCATACCTCTGAGCAAGCACTGAttagtttgtttctttcttctctgtgttcCCCCCactccctttcctttcttctaggACTCTTGGCGACATGTGATCAGTACTGGAATACAGATTGGTATCCCTATGCCCTGCTTCACTACAGCACTTTCTTTTTATGATGGATACAGGCATGAAATATTACCAGCTAACCTGCTTCAGGTAGGTGCCTGAAATAGTGTAGCCAGTCTTCTGCCTACTGAAATACCATCATGTTGTTACTTAAATACTGGTCTAAAGGCCCTAATGGCAATATGTCTTAATCACTCCAACACTGTAAAGATAAAGGCATAGACTGCCTAACATAATTCTATTAAACCTGAAACTCACAGCAATAAAATACTATGAGATACCTGGATAAAGAACATCAGAGATATGGGTATGACAGTGTTACTACTCCATCTGTAAACCAAGGGTAAGATATCTTTGAATCAAAACAGTTTATAAAGAAGTAGGTATCTTTGAACCTTTGGATGTATACTTGTTTTTGAGATTACTACCTAGCAGAAATAATATACTTGCCTTTCTATAATTACTAGATATTAGTAAGTGTTTAATTGCAGTGGTTTTGctaataatgagaaaataagttTGAATGTTATAATATCGGAGTCGGATCTTACTTCTAGAATTCCTATAGTCAAGTATCAGTAGGTGCAACTTTTAGTACTCGTATGACTGTGATATTCATGTGTCTattttgtgtgtctgtttttATTCTAGGCTCAGCGTGATTACTTCGGTGCACATACATATGAATTATTATCAAAGCCAGGTGTATTTATCCATACTAACTGGACAGGCCATGGAGGAAATGTGTCCTCTTCTGCCTACAATGTctaatggaaatatttcctcttGAAGCCAAGATACTGTAGATCTCAGATATTCCTCCTAGAATACCACTTTTTACTGTACTGTGCTAGAACTTGTGTTTGGACACTTTTGTAATAACTTGTGGGTATACTTCTATATATTATAAGAAAGCTAAATAAATTTGCTTATGAACGCattgaagtgttttctttccactgctgttGGGCAAAACCGGCTAAAATGTCTTTGTGCAGTATTTAATAGAATACATTTTAtaatgataatatttttattgtattataGCGCATAAACTTATAGGGATCAAGATAGAGATGACTGCGTTTCAGTAATTGCTAAAATGGAGAATGGAGATGGCACAGTAACACTGCCCAAGATTCCAGGGAGGTAagggcctttttttttgtttctgctattCATAACAGGCAGTAGCTTGGCGCTTAAAGATTAATTCCTGGGTGTTGACCTGCAGTCTTTCACACTGTGAgctctgtttgttttctgtgaaagtgTGAAGGGTGGGATGGATCATGGAGAAGAAACTTGAATGCAGCTTAGAGGGTGTCAAGATGGATATTCCTGTCACCAAGCTGTTCTTCCTCTAAGTGGTGGTTGTAGTTTTAAGCTCTGGCATAAACTGTTGGCTTAGCTGTGCATGTGCACTATTTTCCCCAAATCTCCCTGCTTCTTTGCCTCTTCTTTCCGTGGGGCAATTAAAACTACCTGCATTAGCATGCAAAGTTGGCCCTGTTTGAGATCCTCTTCCTGCAATCCCACTGCCAGTCATCTTTAGGATTTCTGAAAATTCACCTGGGTGCCTGTaccttttgttctgcttttctcagaacCTCTCAAGTGTTACATTTTGTGCTGTGCACCAgtttttgtgggtgtttttttccccatttatttctgttaggGCAGCTACCTAGTTGGGTATCTGTATAATTACCGAAagtttgctttgtgtttaaagcaatttttctgcAGATTATGTTGTAAGATTTAGGAattctataaaataaatgtgtgacAAATTGCAGGCAATACTGATAACTGGAGGGTGATGAACAtgaaacctcccctggtgcaacatGAGGCCGTTTCCacttgtcctgtcacttcttGGGAGAGGAGACTGACCCCACCTGTCCACAGCCTCCTCTCTGGGAGCTGTAGAGTGAGGggtcccccccgagccccctcctctccaggctgaaccccccaTCCGCTCCCCATCATGCTGGTGCCCAGTCCCCCGCTCCAGCCCCCAtcgtccctcttgcagtgaggggccaaacctgaacccaggattcgaggtgcggcctcacctgGGCCGAGCACAGGGGGCCGGTCACCGCCccggtcctgctggccacactgtttctgctACAAGCCcggatgctgctggccttcttggccacctgggcaccctgctggccCGTGCCCGGGCGGCCAGCTAGCCCCCGCCGGCAGctcccagccgctctgcccccagcctgtggcGTTGCCTGTGGCCGTGCCCcgcgggcagggcccggcactcagCCCTGTGGCACCTCGTACACTTGGCCCTGCCCCACGGGCCCAGCCTGGCCTGCCCGCAGCGCACCAGCTGGCTGGTGTCTGATCTCTGCCGGGCACGATTAACTCCTGACAGGGGGACGATCCGGTGGTGCAGGTACCTCGCAGGGCGTCTGAACAGGCCGGGTGCTGTGAATCGCTGCCGACAGCCGCGCCACGCCGGTTAGCGCGCGGCGCCCGCAGCCCGCCCGCTGCCGGTCCGTCCCTGCCTGGGCACCTGCCTTTCCTCGCCGGAGAAAATCCTTTGCAAAGCGCCGCTGTTCGGCAACgaggcggggcggcggcggccgcctcCTCTGCCCGCTGGGCGGGCTCGGCTCTCCCTCGGGGCGGGAACCGGCCCTGCGCGGGGCGGCTCCCGACATGGCGGCGGtgcagccccgccccgccgcgctggGCGGGAAACTGGGCTGGCGGCTGGGATCGCGCGCCTGACGGGAGCCCGCGGCGCTGAGGGGGGATCGCGGCCCTGAGGGGAGCCCGCGGCCCTGAGGGGAGCACGCCCCATGGAGGCGACGGAGGAGGAGCGGCTCCTGCTCACTCAGGTACGACGGCGTTGGCGCCTCCGCCTCCTCCCCGTGTCCTCAGCGCCAGCAGGATGGGGCTCGCCCGGGACAAGATGGAGCCATGGCGGGGGGGTGTGAGGGGGAATGTGGCCCTGAGTTATAAACGTGGTGTTGCGGGGCGTGTTTGGGTCCGTAAACGGCTGCTTATGTTGGGTCTTTTTTGACGAGTTATGCAAGAGCTAACATATCAGTCTGCAGAGACCTGAACTCTCGCTGCCTTGGCTCCTTTCAGAGGCTGAAGGCTGCGGTTCACTACACGGTTGGCTGCTTGTGTCAGGATGTGGCGGAAGACAAAGATGTGCAATTCACCAAACAAACCATTGCAGCTATTTCAGAGATCACCTTCAGGCAGTGCGGTACAGAAGTTTGCATTCTATCTATTTGTTCAAGAGTAGTTGCCACaggaatgctttaaaaagataCCACTAGAACTAGGTATCACTGGtgcttgtttcttctgttaCACCTTTTAAAAGTACAAGAAATAgtgatttgctttttcaggcctcggaaaagtatttaaatgtgTGTGGAAATACTGTGTGGGCCACCTGCCTGTGCAAGTGGCACATAATAACAAGTTGTGGTCCCTTCTCCTAATGAACTTGGATAGTTTACGGTCACACATTTGTGACAGCTAGAACTGCATTATATATCTCTTCCTACTCAGCATTTTAAAGTACGTGATGTCTTTGTGTCTTCTCCAGACAACTTCGCAAAAGACCTCGAAATGTTTGCAAGGTAGGTATTGGAACGCTCAGTTCTTACAAaggcttgtgtgtgtgtgttcagctGCAATAACTAGataatctttaaaatatgtctTGTAATTCAAGTTTTAAAGGATTCTGTTGGCTGATTAAGTAGTGGCTGTGAAGTTAGGAAACATACTCCCCTGCAGGTTCTTCCCGATCTTGGAAGTTCATTTATGTGGTACAAGTGATCGTTTAGATTAATGACTGTATGGGGTCTGGCagagccccatagcagccctcacagggctgtgcttgtgttggtagctagaaaggtggtgataacgCAGCAGcgttttggctactgctgagcagtgatTGCAGCATCCAGGCTCTCTCCAACCCTTCCCCCCTTCACCtgtaggctgggggtgggcaagatcttgggaggggacatagccaggacagctgacccaaagtgaccaatgggatattccataccgtatgacGTCTGCTCagatagaaaagcaaagagaaaggaggaggaatagGGGGGCATTCGTTATGTATAATGTTTGTCTTCCGGAACAACTTCTACACATACTGAAGTCCTGGTGTCTGGGAAGTGGCCGAACACGGCCTGCTGACAGGAAGTATAGAATAAcgtattttgttttcctttgcttctgtgtgtgaGCCTTTTGCCATTGCTttgttaaactgcctttatcttgacgCATGAGGGTTTTTTCAATCCTATTTTCTTCCCCAGCCTGTTCTAAGGAAAGGAGTGATAGAGCGGCTTGGTGGCCACCTGGCGTCTAGCCAAGGTCAAGCCACCACAATATAGTTGTTAAATGTGTTGATACCTAGCAGTACTGGATGGTTTGGGAGTGACAGATGCTTACTAGCATGCCTGTGTTTCATGTGGTTGCTCCAAGGAGGTAAAGGAATGTTTTAAGGAGTCAGAGCTTAACACAGTGACCTACTGGCAATTAAGAGGGAATGGAACAGTGGTGCTTAAAGTTCTGGTTGTTGAAATTCTAGGGTTTTCACAAAGAAGTGTGGAAATTTAGATATACATGCACAAATTTGTAAAAAAGGTTTTTGTGCATTACAGTTGGAAAAGTTAGGCATGTTTGGTTTACTGGGTCCCTATTAAACCCATTTAGTTAGTGTTCTTAATTAGATGCTGCATAGCCTTTTACAACTAATGTTGGCAAACACATTAAGcggtatttttttaattttatgcagGCATGCTAAACGAAGCACAGTCACTACAGAAGATGTGAAGCTTTTGGCTAGAAGGAGCAATTCTTTGGTAAGATTCACTGTATATTCTGTCTTGCAACATTCTTAAATCAATTGGTTAATTCCTAAGAGCATTTGAGTGAAGGTTATAGATGAAGAAACTGTTGCTTCAGTAATTTCACTAGCTTATTGATGATGGATGGGTACAACccagtgatttttaaattttcgTCTTATTTTGCTTCATGACACTGCTTCAGTGTGGGAATGCAGGTCTGATTGCAAGCAGCGGTGTTCTGGTTGCAGCAGGGTTGCTGGGGTTCCAAGTACAAAAGAGCAATAAACAGACACATTACAGCATTGCCAGTCTTGGAAGTAAATGATTCCGTTTTTTCTTGATGTTGTGTTCCTTTGTTTTAGCCTAAGGTCAGGAATACCTTGAGTCCACCTTGAGGTGCTAAGTCTCCCAACATTAATACAGGGATAATTCACGTTACTGTATTCTCTCACGTGCTGATCTGTATGATGTTCAGACTTAAATTCACTGGTCTGTTACAACATACCTGTAAATGCTTccatgaataataataattttaattttatgtgaGATTTTTTCCTTCCGTGAGATTTGAAATACGCAGTGTGAACTTGTCTGAGAAGGCACAGTAAATGCTGGAGCTGAATTTTATGTTCCTAACTATCGTGTGCTCTTACGTCAAGTGGGTGCAGAGTAGTCTTGCAATATTTCTGTACTTACATAGTATCTCTGCAAAATACAGCTCTGAGTACCTGCTAACATTGCTGTCTCAGCAGTAGAGATGGATGTAACATAATTTATAAATCCAAGTCTCGCCAGGGCATTTCAGTATTTGAGGATATTCAGCTCAGAGTGAGAGCTTTGTGCAAGAATTAAAACTAATTGATGTTTGTCAAGCCTTTTTGGAGTGTCTGTCATCTTTTTTGTAGTAAGAATTTGCCCTGTTAATGTCTCTTAAATGTTTCTCTCTAATTTCACATGAAGTTCCTCAGTAGATGACCGATTAGTTTATTGTTCTCAGCTAAAGTATATCACCCAGAAGAGTGAAGAGCTTGCATCAAGTAACATGGAGcaaaaggagaagaagaaaaagaagtccaGTGCAGCTAAGGGAGGGAAAATTCCTGGGGAACAAGAAGCAGCTGTGAATGAAAGTGAAGATTCCAACATGGCATGATTTACCTTTCAAGTAAAGTTTCTGGTCATTTTCTCTTACTTTCATAGAGGAACTGAAGTTAGTCTATTAGAGATTCCTCTTGCAGGTTAGCAACAGTAATGAATCTTTAGGGTTTTAGGTGAACAttagttaaattttttttgttccaaaaatgaaaagcctGCCAGAATTAAGTAAAGCTTACAGCCAAAATGCCTTAATCGCTCACAAAAAGGTATCTTgctgttattaaaaagaaaattcttcaaaTAAAGAGTTTAAAGCAGAACACTTTCACTGACCATGTTACCTCAGTATGTGCAACACCTTCCTAGTCTgacttccttcttccttccatttttgttttaatagccATATTTCTCACTGTCTTGACAATTAAAAGTTTTGTGCCATTTTTCACCTGTGACACTGCTGGTGTACAATCTTCGCTTTCACTAAGTTGCattacatttctga
Proteins encoded:
- the LOC121084212 gene encoding centromere protein S-like; the protein is MEATEEERLLLTQRLKAAVHYTVGCLCQDVAEDKDVQFTKQTIAAISEITFRQCDNFAKDLEMFARHAKRSTVTTEDVKLLARRSNSLLKYITQKSEELASSNMEQKEKKKKKSSAAKGGKIPGEQEAAVNESEDSNMA